From Xylanibacter oryzae DSM 17970, a single genomic window includes:
- a CDS encoding 1-acyl-sn-glycerol-3-phosphate acyltransferase, translating into MTEITEKTIDIRKILESKIGTKIKFVPRFFVSWLKHIVHQDEVNAFLWKSRNEVGTEWLEECVRYLDMDITIEGKENLPDKNDGKLYTFVSNHPLGGADGVALGAIIGHHYDGRFRYLINDLLMNLPGLKPVSIPINKTGNHGRNFPAMVEAGFMSDNNILMFPAGICSRRINGKIHDLTWKKTFISKSVETHRDVVPIHFSGHNSNFFYNLANLCSALHIKFNVAMLFLVDEMYKNTHKKFRIAIGKPISWQTFDDSKTPVEWAKFVQNKVYEL; encoded by the coding sequence ATGACTGAGATTACAGAGAAGACAATAGACATCCGTAAAATACTGGAATCTAAGATTGGTACAAAAATAAAATTTGTTCCACGTTTTTTTGTCTCTTGGCTTAAACATATCGTGCATCAAGATGAAGTTAACGCCTTCTTATGGAAAAGTCGTAATGAGGTAGGTACCGAGTGGCTTGAAGAGTGTGTGCGCTATCTTGATATGGATATAACTATTGAGGGTAAAGAGAATCTCCCGGATAAAAATGATGGCAAATTATATACTTTTGTAAGTAATCACCCCCTTGGAGGCGCTGATGGAGTAGCATTGGGCGCAATTATAGGCCATCATTACGATGGCCGTTTTCGTTATCTAATTAATGACTTGTTAATGAATCTTCCCGGTTTGAAGCCTGTAAGTATTCCAATAAATAAAACAGGTAATCATGGACGCAATTTCCCTGCAATGGTTGAGGCCGGATTTATGAGTGATAATAATATTCTGATGTTTCCGGCTGGGATATGTTCTCGCCGAATTAACGGTAAAATTCATGATTTGACATGGAAGAAGACTTTTATTAGTAAAAGTGTAGAGACGCATCGCGATGTTGTACCTATACATTTTAGTGGACATAACTCAAATTTCTTCTATAACTTGGCAAATCTATGTTCGGCATTACATATAAAGTTTAATGTCGCAATGTTATTTCTTGTAGATGAAATGTATAAAAATACGCATAAGAAATTTAGAATTGCTATAGGAAAACCTATTTCTTGGCAGACATTCGACGACAGTAAAACACCGGTGGAATGGGCTAAATTTGTCCAAAATAAAGTATATGAACTCTAA
- the dut gene encoding dUTP diphosphatase: MIKIRVVNKGHQPLPIYATQQSAGMDLRANLDSSVVLKPLERKLIPTGLHIALPVGYEAQIRPRSGLALKHGITVLNTPGTVDADYRGEIMVLLINFSSDEFIINDGERIAQMIIARHENAEFIAVEELDETERGEGGYGHTGVK, translated from the coding sequence ATGATTAAAATAAGAGTTGTAAATAAAGGTCATCAACCACTACCGATTTATGCCACCCAACAGAGTGCCGGTATGGATTTGCGTGCTAATTTGGATTCCTCAGTTGTATTGAAACCTTTGGAACGTAAATTGATACCAACAGGCTTACATATAGCATTACCTGTAGGATACGAAGCTCAAATCAGACCAAGAAGTGGCCTGGCATTAAAACATGGGATAACAGTTTTGAATACTCCCGGTACTGTAGATGCTGATTATCGTGGAGAGATAATGGTTCTCCTTATTAATTTCTCATCTGATGAATTTATTATAAATGATGGTGAGCGAATAGCTCAAATGATTATAGCCAGACACGAAAATGCTGAATTCATCGCAGTTGAAGAGTTGGACGAAACAGAGCGTGGTGAAGGCGGTTATGGTCATACCGGGGTAAAATAA
- a CDS encoding deoxyguanosinetriphosphate triphosphohydrolase, with protein MNWERLISNKRLGQEHRHMERHDDRTEFRRDYDRLIFSAPFRRLQNKTQVFPLPGSVFVHNRLTHSLEVASVGMSLGTDASQKILAMHPELQSSHIGEIGSIVSAACLAHDLGNPPFGHSGEKAIQTFFTEGNGASLKSKISEQFWDDITHFEGNANAFRILTHRFNGRREGGFVMTYATLASIVKYPFASALAGSHGKFGFFKSEADIYKKIADELGIICKSKDNEPMKYARHPLVYLVEAADDICYEIMDIEDAFKLKILSYKDTEDLMLNFFDSENRQRILKRMEDEGLSDENEKVVYLRACTIGKLENECVNVFVENEEQILKGTFEGCLIENISEIPREAYKHCSDISFKKIYKSKPVLDVELSGFKIMGTLMDQMVEAVTYPKRFYSKQLINRVSSQYDIESDNIETRIMAVLDYISGMTDIYALDVYQKINGISLPIV; from the coding sequence ATGAATTGGGAAAGATTAATTTCGAATAAAAGGTTGGGGCAAGAACACCGACATATGGAAAGACATGACGATCGCACGGAGTTTCGTCGCGATTACGACAGGCTGATTTTCTCTGCTCCATTCAGACGACTTCAGAACAAGACACAAGTTTTCCCTCTGCCTGGGAGTGTCTTCGTACATAACAGATTAACTCATAGTCTTGAGGTGGCAAGCGTTGGAATGTCACTAGGTACTGACGCATCACAAAAAATATTAGCTATGCATCCGGAACTTCAGTCTTCGCATATAGGTGAGATCGGCTCTATTGTTTCTGCTGCATGTCTTGCTCACGATCTTGGGAATCCTCCTTTCGGTCATTCGGGGGAGAAAGCAATTCAAACTTTCTTTACAGAGGGCAATGGCGCTTCACTAAAGTCAAAAATAAGCGAGCAATTCTGGGATGATATCACGCACTTTGAAGGAAATGCTAATGCGTTCAGAATACTTACACACAGATTTAATGGGAGAAGAGAAGGTGGTTTTGTAATGACATATGCCACTCTGGCTTCTATCGTAAAATATCCTTTTGCTTCAGCTCTTGCGGGTAGCCACGGTAAGTTTGGCTTTTTCAAATCTGAAGCGGACATATATAAGAAAATAGCCGATGAATTGGGCATTATTTGCAAATCTAAAGATAATGAACCAATGAAATATGCTCGCCACCCTCTAGTATATTTAGTAGAAGCTGCTGATGATATTTGTTATGAAATAATGGATATTGAAGATGCTTTCAAACTTAAAATATTGTCGTACAAGGACACAGAAGATCTGATGCTGAATTTCTTTGATAGTGAGAATAGACAGCGGATTTTAAAACGAATGGAGGACGAAGGACTTTCTGACGAAAACGAAAAGGTGGTATACCTGCGTGCATGTACGATAGGAAAACTGGAGAATGAATGTGTGAATGTCTTTGTTGAAAATGAAGAACAGATATTAAAAGGAACTTTTGAAGGATGCCTCATAGAAAACATTTCAGAGATTCCTCGCGAGGCATACAAACATTGCTCTGATATTTCTTTCAAGAAAATATATAAAAGCAAGCCTGTACTTGATGTGGAATTGTCCGGTTTTAAAATTATGGGTACGCTTATGGATCAAATGGTAGAAGCGGTTACATACCCTAAAAGATTCTATTCTAAACAACTGATAAACAGAGTGAGTAGCCAATATGATATTGAATCTGACAATATTGAGACTCGTATCATGGCTGTATTAGACTACATAAGTGGAATGACTGACATCTATGCTCTGGATGTTTATCAGAAAATAAACGGAATAAGTCTGCCTATAGTATAG
- a CDS encoding GNAT family N-acetyltransferase, translating to MEEDIIQPIDREVIKSELTPERQLRMTNKSHNEIYVITAHNAPNVLKEIGRLREIAFRTAGGGTGKSMDLDEFDTMENCYKQLVVWNPEAEEIIGGYRYILGTDVDIDETGQPILATSHMFHFSEKFMKDYMPQTIELGRSFVSLEYQSTRRGSKSLFALDNLWDGLGALTVVMPNVKYFFGKMTMYPSYVRRGRDMILYFLKKHFNDKDNLIIPMKPLVIETDEKELQRLFKEKSFKDDYKILNHEVRKLGYNIPPLVNAYMGLSPTMRMFGTAINYGFGDVEETGILIAVDEILEEKRIRHIDSFIKAHPDALHITSGANNVIYKEDD from the coding sequence ATGGAAGAAGACATAATCCAACCTATTGATAGGGAAGTTATAAAAAGTGAATTAACTCCGGAGCGCCAGCTTCGTATGACTAACAAAAGCCATAACGAAATTTATGTGATAACAGCTCACAATGCTCCTAATGTATTAAAAGAGATTGGTCGTCTTCGTGAGATTGCTTTTCGTACAGCTGGTGGCGGTACAGGTAAATCTATGGATTTGGATGAATTTGATACTATGGAAAATTGTTATAAACAATTGGTGGTATGGAATCCTGAAGCTGAAGAGATAATAGGTGGGTACAGATATATATTAGGTACAGATGTTGATATAGATGAAACGGGACAGCCTATATTGGCAACCAGTCATATGTTCCATTTTTCCGAGAAATTTATGAAAGACTATATGCCGCAGACTATAGAGCTCGGTCGTTCTTTTGTTTCTCTTGAGTATCAAAGTACTCGAAGAGGTTCTAAGAGTCTTTTTGCTCTTGATAACCTTTGGGATGGGTTAGGGGCTCTCACTGTTGTGATGCCTAACGTCAAATACTTTTTCGGAAAGATGACAATGTATCCTTCTTATGTACGTAGGGGTAGAGATATGATTCTCTATTTTCTAAAAAAACATTTTAATGATAAGGACAATCTTATCATACCGATGAAACCGTTGGTAATTGAAACCGATGAAAAGGAACTGCAGAGACTCTTTAAGGAAAAATCTTTCAAAGATGACTATAAAATATTAAACCATGAAGTTCGTAAACTAGGATATAATATTCCTCCATTAGTCAATGCATACATGGGGCTAAGCCCTACTATGAGAATGTTTGGCACTGCTATAAACTATGGTTTTGGAGATGTCGAAGAAACCGGCATACTTATAGCCGTTGATGAGATTCTGGAAGAGAAACGTATACGTCATATTGATTCCTTCATAAAGGCTCATCCTGATGCACTTCATATTACTTCAGGTGCCAATAATGTTATTTACAAAGAAGATGATTGA